The Hemibagrus wyckioides isolate EC202008001 linkage group LG10, SWU_Hwy_1.0, whole genome shotgun sequence genome includes a window with the following:
- the zfand6 gene encoding AN1-type zinc finger protein 6 has translation MAQETNQTQGPLLCSTGCGFYGNPRTNGMCSICYKDFLQRQNTNGRVSETVSVPAVSPSLSSLEESLSASSTSVTPEVVTREDEASGAAVQEEPKTQEVTASGSDTSTQSATPEPDKSKPKKNRCFTCHKKVGLTGFDCRCGNMFCGVHRYSDVHNCTFDYKADAAEKIRKENPVVVGAKITKI, from the exons ATGGCTCAGGAGACAAATCAGACCCAGGGGCCCCTGCTGTGCTCCACTGGCTGTGGTTTCTATGGAAACCCACGCACCAATGGCATGTGCTCCATCTGCTACAAAGACTTCCTGCAGAGGCAAAACACCAACGGCAGGgtcagtgagacag TATCGGTGCCTGCCGTGTCGCCCAGCCTGAGCAGTTTAGAGGAATCTCTGTCTGCATCGTCCACCTCCGTTACTCCCGAAGTAGTCACACGAGAGGATGAAGCTTCAGGAGCTGCAGTCCAAGAAGAGCCAAAAACACAAGAAGTAACAG CCTCGGGATCAGACACATCCACACAGTCAGCCACCCCCGAGCCAGACAAATCCAAACCCAAAAAGAATCGCTGCTTTACCTGCCACAAGAAAGTTGGCCTGACGG GTTTCGACTGCCGTTGTGGAAACATGTTCTGTGGTGTTCACAGATACTCTGACGTCCATAATTGCACCTTCGACTATAAAGCTGATGCTGCTGAGAAAATCAGGAAAGAAAACCCAGTTGTCGTTGGCGCAAAAATCACAAAGATCTAA
- the fah gene encoding fumarylacetoacetase isoform X2 produces the protein MAAGNIWKALLTLLLTLKSARELNCRANMSFIKVDENSDFSFHNLPYGVFSTTDNARRRLGVAIGDQILDLSVIKHLFTGPELSQHQHVFDQPTLNAFMALGSGAWRETRALLQTLLRADVPTLRDNHELRGRAFVDQSTAVMHLPAEIGDYTDFYSSRDHATNVGIMFRGKENALMPNWLRLPVGYHGRASSVVVSGTPIRRPQGQMRPDPAKPPVFGPSKQLDIELEMAFFVGPGNKLGESIPIEKAHEHIFGMVLMNDWSARDIQAWEYVPLGPFLGKNFGTTISPWVVPMEALMPFVEPNTVQYMYWTMKQQLAHHTVNGCNVRPGDLLASGTISGPDPESFGSMLELSWRGSKDIKLSGGETRTFLKDGDEVMLTGYCEGRGYRVGFGSCQGKIIPALQH, from the exons ATGGCTGCTGGCAACATCTGGAAAGCTTTATTAACACTACTGCTTACTTTGAAGAGTGCTCGAGAGTTGAACTGCAGAGCCAACATGTCTTTCATAAAAGTAGATGAAAACTCTGACTTTTCTTTCCACAACCTCCCTTATGGAGTTTTCTCAACCACGGATAAT GCTCGGCGGAGGCTCGGAGTTGCTATTGGAGATCAGATCCTGGACCTGAGCGTCATTAAACATCTCTTCACCGGACCGGAACTTTCTCAGCACCAGCATGTGTTTGATCAG cccACTCTGAATGCGTTCATGGCTCTGGGTTCGGGCGCGTGGAGAGAGACTCGCGCGCTCTTACAGACACTGCTGCGCGCGGACGTGCCGACTCTGAGAGACAATCACGAACTCAGGggcag AGCTTTTGTTGATCAAAGCACTGCAGTGATGCATCTCCCTGCTGAGATTG gtGATTACACTGACTTCTACTCATCCAGAGACCATGCCACTAATGTCGGGATCATGTTCCGCGGCAAAGAGAACGCACTGATGCCAAACTG GCTGAGGCTGCCGGTTGGCTATCATGGTCGAGCTTCATCTGTGGTTGTCTCAGGAACTCCAATCAGAAGACCTCAAGGGCAGATGAGGCCAGACCCag CCAAGCCTCCTGTATTTGGGCCATCAAAGCAGCTGGACATTGAGCTAGAAATG gcttTCTTTGTGGGTCCCGGGAACAAGCTGGGAGAGTCGATTCCTATAGAGAAAGCACATGAACACATCTTCGGTATGGTGCTGATGAACGACTGGAGCG cgaGAGATATCCAGGCATGGGAGTATGTGCCATTAGGTCCTTTTCTAGGGAAAAATTTCGGGACCACCATCTCACCCTGGGTGGTTCCTATGGAGGCTCTGATGCCATTTGTGGAGCCTAACACAGTGCAG TACATGTACTGGACCATGAAGCAGCAGTTAGCGCATCACACTGTGAATGGCTGTAATGTCAGACCTGGAGACCTGCTGGCATCAGGCACCATCAGCGGACCG GATCCGGAAAGTTTTGGCTCAATGTTGGAGCTTTCATGGAGAGGGTCTAAGGACATCAAGCTGAGCGGAGGAGAGACGAGGACATTCCTTAAGGACGGTGATGAGGTCATGCTTACAG GTTACTGCGAGGGTCGGGGATACCGTGTTGGTTTCGGATCATGCCAGGGCAAGATCATTCCTGCCCTCCAGCATTGA
- the fah gene encoding fumarylacetoacetase isoform X1, producing MAAGNIWKALLTLLLTLKSARELNCRANMSFIKVDENSDFSFHNLPYGVFSTTDNARRRLGVAIGDQILDLSVIKHLFTGPELSQHQHVFDQPTLNAFMALGSGAWRETRALLQTLLRADVPTLRDNHELRGRAFVDQSTAVMHLPAEIGDYTDFYSSRDHATNVGIMFRGKENALMPNWLRLPVGYHGRASSVVVSGTPIRRPQGQMRPDPAKPPVFGPSKQLDIELEMAFFVGPGNKLGESIPIEKAHEHIFGMVLMNDWSARDIQAWEYVPLGPFLGKNFGTTISPWVVPMEALMPFVEPNTVQDPEPLPYLRHQDPYTFNINLFVYIKGEGMNEAATICKSNFKYMYWTMKQQLAHHTVNGCNVRPGDLLASGTISGPDPESFGSMLELSWRGSKDIKLSGGETRTFLKDGDEVMLTGYCEGRGYRVGFGSCQGKIIPALQH from the exons ATGGCTGCTGGCAACATCTGGAAAGCTTTATTAACACTACTGCTTACTTTGAAGAGTGCTCGAGAGTTGAACTGCAGAGCCAACATGTCTTTCATAAAAGTAGATGAAAACTCTGACTTTTCTTTCCACAACCTCCCTTATGGAGTTTTCTCAACCACGGATAAT GCTCGGCGGAGGCTCGGAGTTGCTATTGGAGATCAGATCCTGGACCTGAGCGTCATTAAACATCTCTTCACCGGACCGGAACTTTCTCAGCACCAGCATGTGTTTGATCAG cccACTCTGAATGCGTTCATGGCTCTGGGTTCGGGCGCGTGGAGAGAGACTCGCGCGCTCTTACAGACACTGCTGCGCGCGGACGTGCCGACTCTGAGAGACAATCACGAACTCAGGggcag AGCTTTTGTTGATCAAAGCACTGCAGTGATGCATCTCCCTGCTGAGATTG gtGATTACACTGACTTCTACTCATCCAGAGACCATGCCACTAATGTCGGGATCATGTTCCGCGGCAAAGAGAACGCACTGATGCCAAACTG GCTGAGGCTGCCGGTTGGCTATCATGGTCGAGCTTCATCTGTGGTTGTCTCAGGAACTCCAATCAGAAGACCTCAAGGGCAGATGAGGCCAGACCCag CCAAGCCTCCTGTATTTGGGCCATCAAAGCAGCTGGACATTGAGCTAGAAATG gcttTCTTTGTGGGTCCCGGGAACAAGCTGGGAGAGTCGATTCCTATAGAGAAAGCACATGAACACATCTTCGGTATGGTGCTGATGAACGACTGGAGCG cgaGAGATATCCAGGCATGGGAGTATGTGCCATTAGGTCCTTTTCTAGGGAAAAATTTCGGGACCACCATCTCACCCTGGGTGGTTCCTATGGAGGCTCTGATGCCATTTGTGGAGCCTAACACAGTGCAG GACCCAGAGCCACTACCATACCTTCGCCACCAGGACCCATACACATTCAACATCAACCTCTTTGTCTACATTAAAG GTGAAGGCATGAATGAGGCAGCCACCATCTGCAAGTCTAACTTTAAG TACATGTACTGGACCATGAAGCAGCAGTTAGCGCATCACACTGTGAATGGCTGTAATGTCAGACCTGGAGACCTGCTGGCATCAGGCACCATCAGCGGACCG GATCCGGAAAGTTTTGGCTCAATGTTGGAGCTTTCATGGAGAGGGTCTAAGGACATCAAGCTGAGCGGAGGAGAGACGAGGACATTCCTTAAGGACGGTGATGAGGTCATGCTTACAG GTTACTGCGAGGGTCGGGGATACCGTGTTGGTTTCGGATCATGCCAGGGCAAGATCATTCCTGCCCTCCAGCATTGA